A single Pseudomonas brassicacearum DNA region contains:
- a CDS encoding gamma-glutamyl-gamma-aminobutyrate hydrolase family protein, giving the protein MSRLPLIGITTCSKQIGLHAYHTTGDKYARAVATAAKGLPVLIPSMADLFSPSDILDALDGILFTGSPSNIEPFHYQGPASAPGTAHDPARDAATLPLIRAAVDAGIPVLGICRGFQEMNVAFGGSLHQKVHEVGTFIDHREDDTQAVDVQYGPAHAVHIQPGGVLAGLGLPQQIAVNSIHSQGIARLAPGLRAEAVAPDGLIEAVSVPKGKAFALGVQWHPEWEVSSNPHYLAIFQAFGDACRARAIQRDADASNNA; this is encoded by the coding sequence ATGTCTCGCCTGCCGTTAATCGGCATCACCACCTGCTCCAAGCAGATCGGTCTGCATGCTTATCACACCACCGGCGACAAATATGCCCGGGCTGTCGCGACAGCCGCCAAGGGCTTGCCAGTGCTGATCCCGTCCATGGCGGATCTGTTTTCGCCGTCCGATATTCTGGACGCTCTGGACGGTATCCTCTTTACCGGCTCTCCTTCCAATATAGAACCTTTTCATTACCAAGGCCCGGCCAGTGCGCCAGGCACTGCTCATGATCCTGCACGGGACGCCGCCACCTTGCCGCTGATCCGCGCCGCTGTCGATGCGGGCATCCCGGTGCTGGGCATTTGCCGTGGGTTCCAAGAGATGAACGTCGCCTTTGGCGGCAGCCTGCATCAGAAAGTTCATGAAGTCGGAACCTTCATCGATCATCGTGAAGACGATACTCAAGCGGTGGATGTCCAATACGGCCCTGCCCACGCCGTGCATATCCAGCCTGGCGGTGTACTGGCAGGCCTGGGGCTGCCTCAACAGATAGCGGTCAATTCGATCCACAGCCAAGGCATCGCCCGCCTGGCGCCTGGGTTGCGGGCCGAAGCGGTGGCGCCCGATGGCCTGATCGAGGCGGTTTCGGTGCCAAAAGGCAAGGCTTTTGCTTTAGGTGTGCAATGGCACCCCGAATGGGAGGTAAGCTCTAACCCGCACTACCTTGCGATTTTCCAGGCATTTGGCGATGCCTGCCGAGCAAGGGCAATCCAACGCGACGCCGATGCGTCAAACAACGCCTGA
- the ssuC gene encoding aliphatic sulfonate ABC transporter permease SsuC produces MKKIIHNLAPWAVPLLLLAVWQLSVSAGWLSTRILPTPVAVIEAGVNLVRSGEIWTHLAISGWRAAVGFLIGGGIGLALGLITGLSKWGERLLDSSVQMVRNIPHLALIPLVILWFGIDESAKIFLVALGTLFPIYLNTYHGIRNVDPALVEMSRSYGLSGFSLFRQVILPGALPSILVGVRFALGFMWLTLIVAETISASSGIGYLAMNAREFLQTDVVVLAILLYAVLGKLADLAARGLERVWLRWHPAYQVNKGGVA; encoded by the coding sequence ATGAAGAAAATCATCCACAACCTCGCGCCTTGGGCGGTGCCGCTGCTGTTGCTGGCGGTATGGCAACTGTCGGTATCGGCCGGTTGGTTATCCACGCGGATCCTGCCGACACCCGTGGCCGTGATCGAGGCCGGGGTCAACCTGGTGCGCAGCGGCGAGATCTGGACGCACCTGGCGATCAGCGGTTGGCGCGCAGCGGTCGGATTCCTGATCGGCGGCGGTATCGGCCTGGCCCTGGGCTTGATCACCGGTTTGTCGAAGTGGGGCGAGCGCCTGTTGGACAGTTCCGTGCAAATGGTCCGGAACATCCCGCACCTGGCGCTGATTCCGCTGGTGATCCTGTGGTTTGGCATCGATGAGTCGGCGAAGATTTTCCTGGTGGCGTTGGGCACGTTGTTCCCGATTTACCTCAACACCTACCACGGCATTCGCAACGTCGACCCAGCGCTGGTGGAAATGTCCCGCAGCTACGGCTTGTCCGGTTTCAGCCTGTTTCGCCAGGTGATCCTGCCGGGGGCCTTGCCTTCGATCCTGGTGGGTGTGCGCTTTGCCCTGGGTTTCATGTGGTTGACGCTGATCGTGGCGGAAACCATCTCGGCCAGCTCTGGCATCGGCTATCTGGCGATGAATGCCCGGGAGTTCCTGCAGACCGATGTGGTGGTGCTGGCGATTCTCTTGTACGCCGTGCTGGGCAAGCTGGCCGACCTTGCCGCCCGCGGGCTTGAACGGGTCTGGCTGCGTTGGCACCCGGCGTACCAGGTGAACAAGGGAGGTGTCGCATGA
- a CDS encoding TOBE domain-containing protein: MTIKAINVRNQFKGTIKEIVEGDVLSEIDVQTASGIVTSVITTRSVKELELAIGSEVIAFVKSTEVSIAKL, encoded by the coding sequence ATGACTATCAAAGCCATCAACGTACGCAACCAGTTCAAAGGCACCATCAAGGAAATCGTCGAAGGCGACGTGCTGTCGGAAATCGACGTGCAGACCGCGTCGGGCATCGTCACGTCGGTCATCACCACCCGCTCGGTCAAGGAGTTGGAACTGGCGATCGGCAGCGAAGTGATCGCCTTCGTCAAATCCACCGAGGTGTCTATCGCCAAATTGTGA
- a CDS encoding glutamine synthetase family protein, with amino-acid sequence MSVPPRAVQLNEANAFLKEHPEVLYVDLLIADMNGVVRGKRIERTSLHKVYEKGINLPASLFALDINGSTVESTGLGLDIGDADRICYPIPDTLCNEPWQKRPTAQLLMTMHELEGEPFFADPREVLRQVVTKFDELGLTICAAFELEFYLIDQENVNGRPQPPRSPISGKRPHSTQVYLIDDLDEYVDCLQDILEGAKEQGIPADAIVKESAPAQFEVNLHHVADPIKACDYAVLLKRLIKNIAYDHEMDTTFMAKPYPGQAGNGLHVHISILDKDGKNIFASEDPEQNAALRHAIGGVLETLPAQMAFLCPNVNSYRRFGAQFYVPNSPTWGLDNRTVALRVPTGSADAVRLEHRVAGADANPYLLMAAVLAGVHHGLVNKIEPGAPVEGNSYEQNEQSLPNNLRDALRELDDSEVMAKYIDPKYIDIFVACKESELEEFEHSISDLEYNWYLHTV; translated from the coding sequence ATGTCGGTACCCCCGCGTGCCGTTCAGCTTAACGAAGCGAACGCGTTCCTTAAGGAACATCCTGAGGTTCTGTACGTTGACCTTCTGATTGCGGATATGAATGGTGTGGTGCGCGGCAAGCGCATAGAACGCACCAGCCTCCACAAGGTTTACGAGAAAGGCATCAACCTGCCGGCCTCTTTATTTGCCCTGGATATCAATGGCTCCACGGTGGAAAGCACCGGCCTGGGTCTGGACATCGGCGATGCCGACCGGATCTGTTATCCAATCCCTGACACCCTGTGCAACGAGCCTTGGCAGAAGCGCCCGACTGCGCAACTGTTGATGACCATGCACGAACTTGAAGGCGAGCCTTTCTTCGCCGACCCGCGTGAAGTCCTGCGCCAAGTCGTGACCAAGTTCGATGAACTGGGCCTGACCATCTGCGCCGCATTCGAGCTGGAGTTCTACCTGATCGACCAGGAGAACGTGAATGGACGCCCACAACCGCCCCGCTCGCCGATCTCCGGCAAACGCCCGCACTCGACACAGGTCTACCTGATCGATGATCTCGACGAATACGTCGATTGCCTCCAGGACATTCTGGAAGGGGCCAAGGAGCAAGGCATTCCTGCCGACGCCATCGTCAAGGAAAGTGCCCCGGCGCAGTTCGAAGTGAACCTGCACCATGTGGCCGACCCGATCAAGGCCTGCGACTATGCGGTCCTGCTCAAGCGTCTGATCAAGAACATCGCCTACGACCATGAAATGGACACCACCTTCATGGCCAAGCCTTATCCGGGCCAGGCGGGTAATGGTCTGCATGTCCACATCTCGATTCTTGATAAAGATGGCAAGAATATTTTTGCCAGCGAGGATCCCGAGCAGAACGCCGCACTGCGTCACGCGATCGGCGGTGTGCTCGAGACCCTGCCCGCGCAGATGGCTTTCCTCTGCCCGAACGTCAACTCCTACCGTCGTTTCGGCGCACAGTTCTACGTGCCGAACTCGCCGACCTGGGGCCTGGACAACCGCACCGTGGCTTTGCGCGTTCCTACCGGTTCGGCCGATGCCGTGCGCCTGGAACACCGCGTCGCCGGTGCCGATGCCAACCCGTACCTGCTGATGGCCGCCGTGTTGGCAGGCGTTCACCATGGCCTGGTCAACAAGATCGAGCCCGGGGCGCCAGTGGAAGGCAACAGCTACGAGCAGAACGAGCAAAGCCTGCCGAACAACTTGCGTGATGCCTTGCGCGAGCTGGACGACAGCGAAGTCATGGCCAAGTACATCGACCCGAAATACATCGATATCTTCGTGGCCTGCAAGGAGAGCGAGCTGGAGGAGTTCGAACACTCCATCTCCGACCTTGAATACAACTGGTACCTGCATACCGTGTAA
- a CDS encoding glutamine synthetase family protein — protein MSNNLDQLTDWLKDHKITEVECMIGDLTGITRGKISPTNKFIAEKGMRLPESVLLQTVTGDYVEDDIYYELLDPADIDMICRPDENAVFLVPWAIEPTAQVIHDAYDKQGNPIELSPRNVLKKVLKLYADKGWQPIVAPEMEFYLTKRSDDPDFPLQPPVGRSGRPETGRQSFSIEAANEFDPLFEDVYDWCELQELDLDTLIHEDGTAQMEINFRHGDALSLADQILVFKRTMREAALKHDVAATFMAKPMTGEPGSAMHLHQSIIDKETGKNVFSNEDGTMSDLFLHHIGGLQKFIPELLPLFAPNVNSFRRFLPDTSAPVNVEWGEENRTVGLRVPDAGPQNRRVENRLPGADANPYLAIAASLLCGFIGMVEGINPSAPVVGRGYERRNLRLPLTIEDALERMENSTTIEKYLGKKFITGYVAVKRAEHENFKRVISSWEREFLLFAV, from the coding sequence ATGAGTAACAACCTCGACCAGCTCACCGATTGGTTGAAAGACCACAAGATCACAGAAGTCGAATGCATGATTGGCGACCTCACCGGTATCACCCGGGGCAAGATCTCGCCGACCAACAAGTTCATCGCCGAGAAAGGCATGCGCCTGCCCGAGAGCGTTCTGCTCCAGACCGTTACGGGCGACTATGTCGAAGACGACATCTATTACGAACTGCTCGACCCTGCTGACATCGACATGATCTGCCGCCCGGACGAGAACGCAGTATTCCTTGTGCCCTGGGCCATCGAGCCCACAGCCCAGGTCATCCACGACGCCTACGACAAGCAGGGCAACCCCATCGAGCTGTCGCCGCGCAACGTGCTCAAGAAAGTGCTCAAGCTCTACGCCGACAAGGGTTGGCAGCCGATCGTCGCGCCGGAAATGGAGTTCTACCTGACCAAGCGCAGCGACGACCCGGACTTTCCGCTGCAACCGCCCGTTGGCCGCTCCGGCCGTCCGGAAACCGGCCGTCAGTCTTTCTCGATCGAGGCGGCCAACGAATTCGACCCGCTGTTCGAAGACGTCTACGACTGGTGCGAACTGCAGGAGCTTGACCTCGATACCCTGATCCACGAGGACGGCACGGCGCAGATGGAAATCAATTTCCGTCATGGCGATGCCCTGTCCCTGGCCGACCAGATCCTGGTGTTCAAGCGCACCATGCGCGAGGCGGCCCTCAAGCACGACGTGGCCGCCACCTTCATGGCCAAGCCCATGACCGGCGAGCCGGGCAGTGCGATGCACCTGCACCAGAGCATCATCGACAAGGAAACCGGCAAGAACGTCTTCTCCAATGAAGACGGGACCATGAGCGATCTGTTCCTGCACCACATCGGTGGCCTGCAGAAATTCATCCCCGAGCTGTTGCCGCTGTTCGCCCCCAACGTCAACTCGTTCCGCCGCTTCCTGCCGGACACATCGGCACCGGTGAACGTGGAGTGGGGCGAAGAGAACCGCACCGTGGGCCTGCGGGTGCCGGATGCCGGGCCGCAGAACCGTCGGGTGGAAAACCGCTTGCCGGGTGCCGATGCCAACCCGTACCTGGCGATTGCCGCCAGCCTGCTGTGTGGCTTCATCGGCATGGTCGAAGGTATCAACCCGAGCGCGCCGGTGGTGGGCCGAGGCTACGAACGCCGCAACCTGCGTTTGCCGCTGACCATCGAAGATGCTTTGGAACGCATGGAAAACAGCACCACCATCGAGAAATACCTGGGCAAGAAATTCATCACAGGCTACGTCGCGGTCAAGCGGGCCGAGCATGAAAACTTCAAGCGCGTCATCAGTTCGTGGGAGCGGGAATTCCTGCTCTTCGCCGTCTGA
- a CDS encoding polyamine ABC transporter substrate-binding protein, translated as MKIAGKTLLAMSLMGVMAGAVQAEDKVLHVYNWSDYIAPDTVAKFEKETGIKVVYDVFDSNETLEAKLLAGKSGYDIVVPSNNFLAKQIKAGVYQELDKSKLPNWKNLDTDLLKAVGDASDQGNKHAFPYMWGTIGIGYNPEKVKAALGVDKIDSWDTLLKPENIAKLKSCGVSFLDSPTEMIPVALHYLGYPTDSQDKKQLAEAEALFLKLRPSISYFHSSKYISDLANGNICVAVGYSGDIEQSKSRAAEAGGKVKVAYTIPKEGAGSFYDMVAIPKDAENIEAAYKWMNFIMQPEIMAEITDNVRFPNGNKAATPLVDKEISGDPSIYPSDEVKAKLYAIADLPSATQRIMTRSWTKIKSGK; from the coding sequence ATGAAGATAGCTGGCAAGACCCTCCTCGCCATGTCCCTGATGGGCGTGATGGCGGGCGCCGTTCAGGCGGAGGACAAAGTGCTGCACGTCTATAACTGGTCCGACTACATTGCGCCGGACACGGTCGCCAAGTTCGAAAAAGAAACGGGGATCAAAGTCGTCTACGACGTGTTCGACAGCAACGAAACACTGGAAGCCAAGTTGCTGGCCGGCAAGTCCGGTTATGACATCGTGGTGCCGTCGAACAACTTCCTGGCCAAGCAGATCAAGGCCGGGGTCTACCAGGAACTGGACAAGTCCAAACTGCCGAACTGGAAGAACCTGGACACCGACCTGCTCAAGGCGGTCGGCGATGCCAGCGACCAGGGCAACAAACACGCCTTCCCTTACATGTGGGGCACTATCGGGATCGGTTATAACCCCGAGAAGGTCAAGGCCGCCTTGGGCGTCGACAAGATCGATTCCTGGGACACCCTGCTCAAGCCAGAGAACATCGCCAAGCTCAAGAGCTGCGGTGTGAGCTTCCTCGATTCGCCAACCGAAATGATTCCGGTAGCCCTGCATTACCTGGGCTACCCGACCGACAGCCAGGACAAGAAGCAACTGGCCGAGGCCGAAGCGCTGTTCCTTAAACTGCGTCCATCGATCAGTTACTTTCACTCGTCCAAATACATCTCCGACCTGGCCAACGGCAACATCTGCGTCGCCGTGGGCTACTCGGGTGATATCGAGCAATCCAAGAGCCGTGCTGCCGAGGCTGGCGGCAAAGTGAAAGTGGCCTACACCATTCCCAAGGAAGGTGCCGGTTCGTTCTATGACATGGTCGCCATCCCCAAGGATGCCGAAAACATCGAAGCCGCTTATAAGTGGATGAACTTCATCATGCAGCCGGAAATCATGGCTGAGATCACCGACAACGTGCGTTTCCCTAACGGCAACAAAGCCGCCACCCCTCTGGTGGACAAGGAAATCTCCGGTGACCCGAGCATTTATCCATCTGACGAAGTGAAGGCCAAGCTCTACGCCATCGCCGATCTGCCGTCCGCGACCCAGCGGATCATGACCCGCAGCTGGACCAAGATCAAATCCGGTAAATAA
- a CDS encoding aspartate aminotransferase family protein, with amino-acid sequence MTRNNPQTREWQALSNDHHLAPFSDFKQLKEKGPRIITHAKGVYLWDSEGNKILDGMAGLWCVAVGYGREELADAASQQMRELPYYNLFFQTAHPPVLELSKAIADIAPEGMNHVFFTGSGSEGNDTMLRMVRHYWAIKGQPNKKVIISRKNGYHGSTVAGASLGGMTYMHEQGDLPIPGIVHIAQPYWFGEGGDMSPEEFGVWAANQLEEKILELGVDNVGAFIAEPIQGAGGVIVPPDSYWPRMKEILAKYDILFVADEVICGFGRTGEWFGTDYYGLKPHMMTIAKGLTSGYIPMGGLIVRDDVVAVLNEGGDFNHGFTYSGHPVAAAVALENIRILRDEKIIERVHAETAPYLQKRLRELNDHPLVGEVRGVGLLGAIELVQDKATRKRYEGKGVGMICRQFCFDNGLIMRAVGDTMIIAPPLVISKAEIDELVTKARQCLDLTLSALQG; translated from the coding sequence ATGACCCGCAACAACCCGCAGACCCGTGAATGGCAGGCCCTGAGCAACGATCACCACCTGGCGCCGTTCAGCGACTTCAAGCAGCTCAAAGAGAAAGGCCCGCGCATCATCACTCACGCCAAGGGTGTCTACCTCTGGGACAGTGAAGGCAACAAGATCCTCGACGGCATGGCCGGCCTCTGGTGCGTGGCCGTCGGTTATGGCCGCGAGGAACTGGCCGATGCCGCCAGCCAACAGATGCGCGAGCTGCCGTACTACAACCTGTTCTTCCAGACGGCCCACCCGCCGGTGCTGGAATTGTCCAAAGCCATCGCCGACATCGCCCCTGAAGGCATGAACCACGTGTTCTTCACCGGTTCCGGCTCCGAAGGCAACGACACCATGCTGCGGATGGTCCGCCACTATTGGGCGATCAAGGGCCAGCCGAACAAGAAAGTCATCATCAGCCGCAAGAACGGTTATCACGGTTCGACCGTGGCCGGCGCGAGCCTGGGCGGCATGACCTATATGCACGAGCAGGGCGACCTGCCGATCCCGGGCATTGTCCACATCGCCCAACCTTATTGGTTCGGCGAAGGCGGCGACATGAGCCCCGAAGAGTTCGGCGTGTGGGCCGCCAACCAGCTGGAAGAGAAGATCCTGGAGCTCGGCGTGGACAACGTCGGTGCCTTCATCGCCGAGCCGATCCAGGGCGCCGGTGGCGTGATCGTGCCGCCGGACAGCTACTGGCCGCGCATGAAGGAAATCCTCGCCAAGTACGACATCCTGTTCGTGGCCGACGAAGTGATCTGCGGTTTCGGTCGTACCGGTGAGTGGTTCGGTACCGACTACTACGGGTTGAAACCCCACATGATGACCATCGCCAAGGGCCTGACCTCCGGCTACATCCCCATGGGCGGGCTGATCGTGCGTGACGACGTGGTCGCGGTGCTCAACGAAGGTGGTGACTTCAACCATGGGTTTACCTATTCCGGTCACCCGGTGGCCGCCGCGGTGGCCCTGGAAAACATCCGCATCCTGCGCGACGAAAAGATCATCGAGCGCGTCCATGCTGAAACGGCACCCTATTTGCAGAAACGTTTGCGCGAGCTGAACGATCATCCGTTGGTGGGTGAGGTGCGCGGTGTCGGTTTGCTGGGGGCTATCGAGCTGGTCCAGGACAAGGCCACGCGCAAGCGCTACGAAGGCAAGGGCGTGGGCATGATCTGCCGGCAGTTCTGTTTCGATAACGGGCTGATCATGCGCGCGGTGGGCGACACCATGATCATTGCGCCGCCGCTGGTGATCAGCAAGGCCGAGATCGATGAACTGGTGACCAAGGCGCGGCAGTGCCTGGACCTGACGCTCAGTGCGTTGCAAGGCTAA
- a CDS encoding TetR/AcrR family transcriptional regulator, translating to MTRIATPRKPRARSQARIDSILDAARTLLTAEGVASLSIYSVAERAGIPPSSVYHFFASVPALLEALTADVHAAFRACLQAPIDHAALNHWHDLSRLVEQRMLTIYSQDAAARQLILTQHGLTEVTQADRQHDLELGDLMHKVFDHHFELPTLPDDVDVFALAMELGDRVYARSVQQHGQITPRMAEEGMRVFDAYLGLYLPPYLPKRSD from the coding sequence ATGACGCGCATCGCCACCCCCCGCAAACCCCGCGCACGCAGCCAGGCCCGGATCGACAGCATTCTTGATGCCGCCCGTACGCTGCTTACCGCCGAAGGCGTGGCCAGCCTGTCGATCTACAGCGTCGCCGAGCGCGCCGGGATCCCGCCCTCTTCCGTGTACCACTTCTTCGCCAGCGTCCCGGCCCTGCTCGAAGCCCTGACCGCCGACGTCCACGCCGCCTTTCGCGCCTGCCTGCAAGCACCGATCGATCATGCGGCGCTGAACCATTGGCACGACCTGTCACGGCTGGTGGAACAGCGCATGCTCACCATCTACAGCCAGGACGCCGCCGCCCGCCAATTGATCCTGACCCAGCATGGCCTGACCGAAGTCACCCAGGCCGACCGTCAGCACGACCTCGAGCTGGGCGACCTGATGCATAAGGTGTTCGACCATCATTTCGAACTGCCGACCCTGCCCGACGACGTCGACGTGTTCGCCCTGGCCATGGAACTGGGCGACCGCGTCTACGCCCGCTCGGTACAGCAACACGGCCAGATCACCCCGCGCATGGCCGAAGAAGGCATGCGGGTGTTCGATGCATACCTGGGGCTGTATCTGCCGCCGTATTTGCCCAAGCGCTCTGATTGA
- the ssuD gene encoding FMNH2-dependent alkanesulfonate monooxygenase, with protein MSLNIFWFLPTHGDGHYLGTAERARAVDHGYLQQVAQAADRLGFGGVLIPTGRSCEDSWLVAASLIPVTQRLKFLVALRPGIISPTVAARQAATLDRLSGGRALFNLVTGGDPDELAGDGLFLDHEQRYQASVEFTRIWRRVLEGETVDYDGEHISVKGAKLLYPPIQQPRPPLYFGGSSEAAQDLAAEQVDMVLTWGEPPAAVAQKIEQVRAKAAKLGRTVRFGIRLHVIVRETSAEAWQAADRLISHLDDETIALAQASLARFDSVGQQRMAALHGGRRDKLEVSPNLWAGVGLVRGGAGTALVGDGPTVAARVKEYADLGIDTFIFSGYPHLEESYRVAELLFPHLDVERPEWSRSQGYVSPFGEMVANDILPKAASQS; from the coding sequence ATGAGCCTCAATATTTTCTGGTTCCTGCCTACCCATGGCGACGGCCATTACCTTGGCACTGCCGAACGTGCCCGCGCCGTCGATCACGGTTACCTGCAGCAGGTTGCCCAAGCGGCAGATCGACTGGGTTTCGGCGGCGTGTTGATTCCCACCGGGCGTTCCTGCGAGGACTCCTGGCTGGTGGCCGCTTCGTTGATTCCGGTGACCCAGCGCCTGAAATTCCTCGTTGCCCTGCGCCCCGGGATCATTTCTCCAACGGTGGCAGCGCGCCAAGCCGCGACCCTCGACCGGTTATCCGGCGGACGTGCTCTGTTCAACCTGGTGACCGGCGGCGACCCGGATGAGTTGGCCGGCGACGGCCTGTTCCTGGACCACGAGCAACGCTACCAGGCGTCGGTGGAATTCACCCGCATCTGGCGTCGGGTGCTGGAAGGCGAAACCGTGGATTACGACGGTGAGCACATCAGTGTGAAGGGCGCCAAGCTGCTCTATCCGCCGATCCAGCAACCGCGACCACCGCTGTACTTCGGCGGCTCCTCCGAAGCCGCCCAGGATTTGGCGGCCGAGCAGGTGGACATGGTGCTGACCTGGGGCGAGCCGCCCGCAGCTGTCGCACAGAAAATCGAACAAGTGCGAGCCAAGGCCGCGAAGCTTGGCCGTACCGTGCGATTCGGCATCCGCCTGCATGTGATCGTACGTGAAACCAGCGCCGAAGCCTGGCAAGCGGCCGACCGGCTGATTTCCCACCTGGACGACGAGACCATTGCCCTTGCCCAGGCTTCCCTGGCGCGCTTCGACTCGGTGGGCCAGCAACGCATGGCCGCCCTGCACGGTGGCCGTCGCGACAAGCTGGAAGTCAGCCCCAACCTCTGGGCCGGTGTCGGCCTGGTGCGCGGCGGGGCCGGCACGGCGCTGGTGGGCGATGGCCCGACCGTGGCGGCGCGGGTCAAGGAATACGCCGATCTTGGCATCGACACCTTTATTTTCTCCGGTTATCCACACCTGGAAGAGTCCTATCGCGTGGCGGAACTGCTGTTCCCGCACCTGGACGTGGAGCGCCCGGAGTGGTCCAGGAGCCAGGGCTATGTGAGCCCGTTCGGTGAAATGGTCGCCAACGATATTCTTCCCAAAGCCGCGTCCCAGAGCTGA
- the ssuB gene encoding aliphatic sulfonates ABC transporter ATP-binding protein, giving the protein MTAQQPPCLRRGISLAVRKLQKTFGTRQVLRDIDLHIPAGQFVAVVGRSGCGKSTLLRLLASLDQPTDGQLLAGSAALSAAQQDTRLMFQEARLLPWKKVIDNVGLGLKGNWRPQALQALQAVGLADRAHEWPAALSGGQKQRVALARGLIHQPRLLLLDEPLGALDALTRIEMQQLIENLWQQHGFTVLLVTHDVSEAVAIADRVILIEDGHIGLDLTIDLPRPRVRGSHRLASLETEVLTRVLSLPGQPPEPDPVSPLPTQLRWAQ; this is encoded by the coding sequence ATGACCGCCCAACAACCGCCGTGCCTGCGCCGTGGTATCTCGCTGGCAGTGCGCAAGCTGCAAAAAACCTTTGGCACGCGCCAAGTGTTGCGCGACATCGACCTGCATATCCCGGCCGGGCAGTTCGTGGCCGTGGTCGGTCGCAGTGGCTGCGGCAAAAGTACCTTGTTGCGGTTGCTGGCCAGCCTCGACCAACCCACGGACGGCCAACTGCTGGCGGGCTCGGCAGCGTTGAGTGCTGCGCAACAGGACACGCGGTTGATGTTCCAGGAAGCGCGTTTGCTGCCCTGGAAAAAAGTCATCGACAACGTCGGCCTTGGACTAAAAGGCAACTGGCGCCCGCAGGCGTTGCAGGCACTGCAAGCCGTCGGCTTGGCCGATCGCGCCCACGAATGGCCGGCGGCGTTGTCCGGCGGACAGAAACAACGAGTGGCCCTGGCCCGCGGCCTGATTCATCAGCCACGCCTGTTGCTGCTCGACGAACCCTTGGGGGCGCTGGACGCACTGACCCGCATCGAGATGCAGCAGCTGATCGAAAACCTCTGGCAGCAGCACGGCTTCACGGTGTTGCTGGTGACCCACGACGTCAGCGAGGCGGTAGCGATTGCCGATCGGGTGATCTTGATCGAGGACGGCCATATCGGCCTCGACCTGACTATCGACCTGCCACGCCCGCGGGTTCGCGGCTCTCATCGCCTGGCGAGCCTGGAAACCGAAGTCCTCACCCGTGTGCTGTCCTTGCCCGGCCAACCGCCGGAACCCGACCCCGTTTCACCCTTGCCTACGCAATTGCGTTGGGCGCAATAA
- a CDS encoding sulfonate ABC transporter substrate-binding protein yields the protein MRTVILRRGLVALFAAAVSLGVITQAQAETLRIGYQKYGTLVLLKAKGTLEKRLAVLGVDVQWTEFPGGPQLLEGLNVGSIDFGVTGETPPVFAQAAGADLLYVAYEPPAPTSEAILVPKGAAIQSVRDLKGKKVVLNKGSNVHYLLVRALEDAGLKYSDIQTVFLPPADARAAFERGSVDAWVIWDPYQAAAEQQLQARTLRDGKGIVDNHQFYLATKPYVQKNPQVIKTLVEEVRAVGAWSKANPEDVTQQVSPLLGLPADITLTAVKRQGYGALFLTPEVVEAQQKIADSFYQLKLIPKPLSIKDVIWTPPAAVAKAQ from the coding sequence ATGCGCACTGTCATTTTGCGTCGCGGGCTGGTCGCTCTGTTTGCTGCGGCTGTGTCCCTCGGCGTCATCACCCAAGCTCAAGCCGAAACCTTGCGGATCGGTTATCAGAAATACGGCACCCTGGTGCTGCTCAAGGCCAAGGGTACGTTGGAGAAACGTCTCGCAGTCCTTGGCGTGGACGTGCAATGGACCGAGTTCCCCGGCGGGCCGCAGCTGCTTGAAGGCTTGAATGTCGGCTCCATCGACTTTGGCGTGACCGGTGAAACCCCGCCGGTGTTCGCCCAGGCCGCGGGCGCCGATCTGCTCTACGTCGCCTACGAGCCACCGGCGCCCACCAGCGAGGCGATCCTGGTACCCAAGGGGGCGGCGATCCAGTCGGTGCGAGACCTCAAGGGCAAGAAAGTCGTGCTGAACAAAGGCTCCAATGTCCACTACCTGCTGGTGCGGGCGCTGGAAGATGCTGGCCTGAAATACTCCGATATCCAGACCGTTTTCCTGCCGCCGGCCGACGCCCGCGCCGCGTTCGAGCGTGGCAGCGTCGACGCCTGGGTGATCTGGGATCCGTACCAGGCGGCCGCCGAACAGCAGCTGCAGGCGCGCACCCTGCGTGACGGCAAAGGCATCGTCGATAACCACCAGTTCTACCTCGCCACCAAACCCTATGTGCAAAAAAATCCCCAGGTCATTAAGACACTGGTGGAAGAGGTGCGCGCAGTGGGGGCGTGGTCCAAGGCCAACCCTGAAGACGTGACCCAGCAAGTATCACCGCTGCTCGGCCTGCCGGCGGACATCACCCTGACGGCGGTGAAGCGCCAAGGCTATGGGGCGTTGTTCCTTACGCCGGAAGTGGTGGAGGCGCAGCAGAAAATCGCCGACAGCTTCTACCAGCTCAAATTGATTCCAAAACCCTTGAGCATCAAGGACGTGATCTGGACGCCGCCGGCGGCCGTTGCGAAAGCGCAGTAA